A DNA window from Malus domestica chromosome 12, GDT2T_hap1 contains the following coding sequences:
- the LOC103454366 gene encoding uncharacterized protein isoform X1 produces the protein MLGTVLSPLQLHTSGLVSFRLCSRQAGTTESNSLSSSPCKDKEIRRSKFLSSASGEKEINQDFRVKEKKQEINQACPGEEQSEDTMVLDSDHYSSDDSVSSSEICRYCDYVGEHTSCECPNYLKPRETWVAHPLVKESYFCSICGKNDHHIAWCPLAISCPPGTKVEPGAEIMCSVCHTYMCSIESQYWNIKYDHHTFAQLKDCLYCNENGHYPHVCPSRVKDLLAVIELENAGGDNNGQDDDNEKPNTEFQRFRYSFFVANLAPQVTEIDLYRHFLDLLPDVGIGDVTEVMVHNHEDKCYGYLEFRTRETALSAMEKGHHTILCDKKIKCYPSSLVKEGLVVFSP, from the exons ATGTTGGGCACCGTGTTATCTCCTCTGCAACTGCACACGTCTGGTCTCGTATCGTTTCGTCTCTGCTCTCGTCAAGCCGGTACGACGGAAAGCAACTCTCTCTCGTCAAGCCCGTGCAAGG ATAAGGAGATTCGCAGaagcaagtttctctcctccGCCTCTG GGGAGAAAGAAATTAATCAAGATTTCCGTGTTAAAGagaaaaaacaagaaatcaatCAAGCCTGTCCTG GGGAGGAGCAATCAGAGGATACAATGGTTCTCGATTCTGATCACTATAGTTCTGATGATAGTGTCAGCAGCAGCGAGATTTGTCGTTATTGTGACTACGTTGGTGAGCACACCTCTTGTGAGTGCCCCAATTATCTGAAGCCCAGAGAGACTTGGGTTGCTCACCCTCTTGTGAAAGAAAGTTACTTTTGCAGCATTTGTGGTAAAAATGACCACCACATTGCATGGTGCCCATTGGCTATATCGTGCCCTCCTGGCACAAAAGTAGAACCTGGTGCTGAAATAATGTGTAGCGTCTGTCATACATACATGTGCTCCATTGAGTCGCAGTATTGGAACATAAAATATGATCATCATACATTTGCTCAGTTAAAGGACTGTCTTTATTGTAACGAAAACGGACACTATCCTCACGTGTGCCCTTCTCGGGTGAAGGATCTTCTAGCTGTCATAGAACTAGAAAATGCTGGCGGTGACAATAATGGTCAGGATGATGATAATGAGAAGCCAAATACAGAATTCCAACGGTTTCGTTATTCATTTTTTGTGGCCAATCTAGCTCCACAG GTTACTGAAATTGATCTCTATCGTCATTTCCTTGATTTATTACCTGATGTTGGAATCGGAGATGTTACAGAAGTAATGGTGCACAACCATGAAGATAAATGTTATGGGTATCTGGAATTCAGGACAAGGGAAACAGCATTATCGGCTATGGAGAAGGGGCATCATACCATTCTCTGTGACAAGAAAATCAAG TGTTACCCTAGCTCATTAGTGAAGGAAGGTCTGGTTGTTTTTTCCCCATGA
- the LOC103454366 gene encoding uncharacterized protein isoform X3 encodes MLGTVLSPLQLHTSGLVSFRLCSRQADKEIRRSKFLSSASGEKEINQDFRVKEKKQEINQACPGEEQSEDTMVLDSDHYSSDDSVSSSEICRYCDYVGEHTSCECPNYLKPRETWVAHPLVKESYFCSICGKNDHHIAWCPLAISCPPGTKVEPGAEIMCSVCHTYMCSIESQYWNIKYDHHTFAQLKDCLYCNENGHYPHVCPSRVKDLLAVIELENAGGDNNGQDDDNEKPNTEFQRFRYSFFVANLAPQVTEIDLYRHFLDLLPDVGIGDVTEVMVHNHEDKCYGYLEFRTRETALSAMEKGHHTILCDKKIKCYPSSLVKEGLVVFSP; translated from the exons ATGTTGGGCACCGTGTTATCTCCTCTGCAACTGCACACGTCTGGTCTCGTATCGTTTCGTCTCTGCTCTCGTCAAGCCG ATAAGGAGATTCGCAGaagcaagtttctctcctccGCCTCTG GGGAGAAAGAAATTAATCAAGATTTCCGTGTTAAAGagaaaaaacaagaaatcaatCAAGCCTGTCCTG GGGAGGAGCAATCAGAGGATACAATGGTTCTCGATTCTGATCACTATAGTTCTGATGATAGTGTCAGCAGCAGCGAGATTTGTCGTTATTGTGACTACGTTGGTGAGCACACCTCTTGTGAGTGCCCCAATTATCTGAAGCCCAGAGAGACTTGGGTTGCTCACCCTCTTGTGAAAGAAAGTTACTTTTGCAGCATTTGTGGTAAAAATGACCACCACATTGCATGGTGCCCATTGGCTATATCGTGCCCTCCTGGCACAAAAGTAGAACCTGGTGCTGAAATAATGTGTAGCGTCTGTCATACATACATGTGCTCCATTGAGTCGCAGTATTGGAACATAAAATATGATCATCATACATTTGCTCAGTTAAAGGACTGTCTTTATTGTAACGAAAACGGACACTATCCTCACGTGTGCCCTTCTCGGGTGAAGGATCTTCTAGCTGTCATAGAACTAGAAAATGCTGGCGGTGACAATAATGGTCAGGATGATGATAATGAGAAGCCAAATACAGAATTCCAACGGTTTCGTTATTCATTTTTTGTGGCCAATCTAGCTCCACAG GTTACTGAAATTGATCTCTATCGTCATTTCCTTGATTTATTACCTGATGTTGGAATCGGAGATGTTACAGAAGTAATGGTGCACAACCATGAAGATAAATGTTATGGGTATCTGGAATTCAGGACAAGGGAAACAGCATTATCGGCTATGGAGAAGGGGCATCATACCATTCTCTGTGACAAGAAAATCAAG TGTTACCCTAGCTCATTAGTGAAGGAAGGTCTGGTTGTTTTTTCCCCATGA
- the LOC103454366 gene encoding uncharacterized protein isoform X2: MLGTVLSPLQLHTSGLVSFRLCSRQAGTTESNSLSSSPCKGEKEINQDFRVKEKKQEINQACPGEEQSEDTMVLDSDHYSSDDSVSSSEICRYCDYVGEHTSCECPNYLKPRETWVAHPLVKESYFCSICGKNDHHIAWCPLAISCPPGTKVEPGAEIMCSVCHTYMCSIESQYWNIKYDHHTFAQLKDCLYCNENGHYPHVCPSRVKDLLAVIELENAGGDNNGQDDDNEKPNTEFQRFRYSFFVANLAPQVTEIDLYRHFLDLLPDVGIGDVTEVMVHNHEDKCYGYLEFRTRETALSAMEKGHHTILCDKKIKCYPSSLVKEGLVVFSP, from the exons ATGTTGGGCACCGTGTTATCTCCTCTGCAACTGCACACGTCTGGTCTCGTATCGTTTCGTCTCTGCTCTCGTCAAGCCGGTACGACGGAAAGCAACTCTCTCTCGTCAAGCCCGTGCAAGG GGGAGAAAGAAATTAATCAAGATTTCCGTGTTAAAGagaaaaaacaagaaatcaatCAAGCCTGTCCTG GGGAGGAGCAATCAGAGGATACAATGGTTCTCGATTCTGATCACTATAGTTCTGATGATAGTGTCAGCAGCAGCGAGATTTGTCGTTATTGTGACTACGTTGGTGAGCACACCTCTTGTGAGTGCCCCAATTATCTGAAGCCCAGAGAGACTTGGGTTGCTCACCCTCTTGTGAAAGAAAGTTACTTTTGCAGCATTTGTGGTAAAAATGACCACCACATTGCATGGTGCCCATTGGCTATATCGTGCCCTCCTGGCACAAAAGTAGAACCTGGTGCTGAAATAATGTGTAGCGTCTGTCATACATACATGTGCTCCATTGAGTCGCAGTATTGGAACATAAAATATGATCATCATACATTTGCTCAGTTAAAGGACTGTCTTTATTGTAACGAAAACGGACACTATCCTCACGTGTGCCCTTCTCGGGTGAAGGATCTTCTAGCTGTCATAGAACTAGAAAATGCTGGCGGTGACAATAATGGTCAGGATGATGATAATGAGAAGCCAAATACAGAATTCCAACGGTTTCGTTATTCATTTTTTGTGGCCAATCTAGCTCCACAG GTTACTGAAATTGATCTCTATCGTCATTTCCTTGATTTATTACCTGATGTTGGAATCGGAGATGTTACAGAAGTAATGGTGCACAACCATGAAGATAAATGTTATGGGTATCTGGAATTCAGGACAAGGGAAACAGCATTATCGGCTATGGAGAAGGGGCATCATACCATTCTCTGTGACAAGAAAATCAAG TGTTACCCTAGCTCATTAGTGAAGGAAGGTCTGGTTGTTTTTTCCCCATGA
- the LOC103454377 gene encoding 12-oxophytodienoate reductase 3-like, producing MSQGSSPVTLFSPYKMGKFSLSHRVVLAPLTRCRALNGLPQPALAEYYVQRSTDGGLLISEAAIVSDTGAGMPRVPGIYNDEQVEAWKKVVDAIHAKGAFIFCQLWHVGRASHEVYQPGGGLPISSTNNPISKRRNVLLPDGSHGTYPKPRALETQEIPQVVEHFRQGALNAIQAGFDGVEIHGAHGYIIDQFLKDGINDRTDEYGGSLENRCKFLIQIVQAVVAAIGADRVGVRISPAIDHLDAIDSKPLILGLAVIERLNRLQQNWGSKLAYLHVTQPRYSAHAQAEASKLSNDEEEAVFMRTLRNSYHGTFIASGGFTRELGMQAIASGDADLVSYGRLFISNPDLVLRFKLNAPLTKYNRKTFYTQDPVVGYTDYPFLNKSYYMDEEERLSRL from the exons ATGTCTCAGGGAAGCTCCCCCGTCACTCTGTTTTCTCCGTACAAGATGGGCAAGTTCAGTCTCTCTCACAG GGTGGTTCTGGCGCCGCTGACGAGGTGCCGGGCGTTGAATGGACTGCCGCAACCAGCGCTGGCTGAGTACTACGTTCAGAGGTCAACTGACGGCGGCCTTCTCATTAGCGAAGCCGCTATAGTCTCCGACACTGGCGCCGG GATGCCCCGTGTTCCTGGGATTTACAACGACGAACAGGTGGAGGCATGGAAGAAGGTGGTGGATGCAATTCATGCCAAAGGCGCATTCATTTTCTGTCAACTTTGGCACGTTGGTCGTGCATCTCATGAAG TTTATCAACCTGGTGGGGGATTACCGATATCTTCAACCAACAATCCCATTTCAAAGAGACGGAATGTTCTGTTGCCAGATGGCTCTCATGGCACTTATCCTAAGCCTCGAGCCCTCGAAACCCAGGAAATTCCCCAAGTGGTTGAGCATTTTCGCCAGGGTGCGTTGAATGCCATTCAAGCAG GTTTTGATGGAGTTGAGATTCATGGGGCACATGGCTATATCATTGACCAATTCCTGAAAGACGGGATCAATGATCGAACTGATGAGTACGGTGGATCGCTAGAAAATCGGTGCAAATTTCTTATTCAGATTGTTCAAGCTGTGGTTGCAGCAATAGGTGCGGATAGAGTTGGGGTCAGAATCTCGCCGGCTATTGATCACTTGGATGCCATTGACTCCAAACCACTTATCTTAGGCTTGGCAGTGATCGAGAGGCTCAACAGGCTTCAACAGAATTGGGGCTCTAAACTGGCTTATCTCCATGTGACACAGCCTCGCTATTCAGCTCATGCCCAAGCAGAAGCTAGTAAACTCAGCAATGACGAAGAGGAAGCTGTGTTTATGAGGACTTTAAGAAACTCTTATCACGGTACATTCATAGCTAGCGGAGGATTCACTAGAGAGCTTGGAATGCAAGCAATTGCTTCCGGCGACGCTGATTTGGTGTCATACGGACGCCTTTTTATCTCGAACCCTGACTTGGTTTTGAGATTTAAGCTTAATGCCCCCTTGACGAAGTATAACAGGAAGACTTTCTACACACAAGACCCTGTTGTTGGGTACACAGACTACCCTTTTCTGAACAAATCCTATTACATGGATGAGGAGGAACGGCTCTCCCGTCTATGA